A window of Glycine soja cultivar W05 chromosome 2, ASM419377v2, whole genome shotgun sequence genomic DNA:
ATTGTATAAAGTTCATGACTTTTATATGACAACTCTTAAATATAGTGATTTGAATTTGTTcttttgttttcactttttacttTTCCCATTTTTCTGTTTATGTTGGATCAAGAGTTATATATTCCCTATTTCTACCTTCTTATTTGTCAATAAATAAGCATAACTTTGAGAGTGCTATTTTAGTCGCACATTGACTATTAACTACTCCCAGAAGAAGGTAACACCCTAGTCAAAAGTTTTATAGAGACTGAAGACTTCGAGTCTAGTAAGCTATGATGTCATTGCATCTTCTAGTGATGCCTTGACCATTCTTGAGGACATCTAGAAATTCGTCTTCTCataatttttgaagaaaatggaaGCTTATCAGATATTTATGCTATAGTCTAGATTATTTGGCTTGTTTGACATATCTGTGCATGCTTCAACTGTCACAAACATAATATCACTCTCCAAGAACATTAGTtagattacaaataaaaaaactccAATCTAGTCAACATGGTTAGGGAGGGACTATTGATTTTACTCTTATTTCATATTCCTAGCTATCTCTATTGgcttgatgatattgatttgatgaTGATCTAGACCTTGATGAAAGAGAGCAGAACTCTTGTTCGTAGAGTAATCAGAGCAAGAGTTTTGATTCATTATAAAGATGATATAGGATGTCATATTAATTAAAGCACCTAAAACACATATGGTActatgcaaaaataaaaaaaagagcttAACCTAGACAATGAAAACAACTTCCAAAACCTTTGATATGCTGTTAGATAATGCAGTATACTTGGACTTCAACTTCTATTGATCATTTGGCTTGCTTTACAAATTCCAACTAATCCCATCATCACAACTACAATGTCAACCTCTCTTTGGTTACAAACCAACAACTTCTATTGATCATTTTTTCTGTCAATTGGGCTTCACTCGAGTACTAAGGATGGGTAGCATTGGGGTTGGTTTCATTATTTAATCCATCTAAACTTTAAACTTAAAAGGCTACGAGATTGGTATATATCTTAATAATCTTCTTGCAAGGGTTACAGTTCTGCCTGCAAAGATTGCCATATATAAAAAGATTCTgctaattgattttataaatttccCATGTTCTGGCATACACGATTGATCATTAAATGCAGCGAGAGGCCAACTTTAATTCACCACAAGCCTTTTCCATCATATTAATAACCCATCAACATGTAAAagtccttgtattttttttatattggcaAAATTAGAAATTTGGTTTCCTATTTGTTTTAGAATTGTTAATTTGATCCTATTTGTGCATTTCGAATGATTtgtacttcaattcaggagcgtCTTGAGCTGAAGTTGATGTCGCACGGGAGGAAGGTGGCGTTaattgggaggccagtgcctgagattgaagggCTGGTtgctgccacaggattaagttcATTGATCGGGTGTTCAGTTGTAACCGGCGATCCTCGACTTATGTCtgcatttgtggagaggtggcacaagAAGAccagcaccttccaccttccaaTAGGAGAGTTGACAATCACACTAGATGATGTGTCGTTACTCCTCCATCTCCCTATCACTGGTGCCTTCCACATCTTTGAGGCTCTTTCCGTGGACGAAGCGGTATTTTTGTTGATGGAGTTGCTTGAGGTGTCCGATGAGGAGGCTAGAGCCGAGACAGTATGAGCGTGTGGGGCATATGTACGCCTCTCATGGGTTCGAGAGATCTATGAGATGAAATGACAGACACGACGATTGATTGTAGCAGCTCGTACTTATTTTCTGCACCTGGTCGATTGCACTCTTTtttctaacaagagtgcaacaaaTGTTCATGTGGTGCATCTAGAGGCTTTTCGTGACCTGGGTCAGAGTGGGGGCTATGCCTAGGGAGCTGCGACcctggttcatatgtatgaccagttagatgaAGCTTCTAGGACCACGACACGACAGATTGGGGGGTACCTTACTTTAttacaggtaaattttgtgttcgTAATATGTTACATTGGATTATGatgtaaacatatttttatgttatgttaacctaattttttttgtagtgctAGATCTATGAGCATTTTTTGAGTGTGCATCAGTGCGTCACCGATGATGCATACGAGGAGACGTCCCCTCGTGTCTCCCGGTGGCTGACGACGAAGGCTCATATGAAGGGAATTCCAGGAGCGTCGTACCGGGCACATTGTGATGCTTTGATGGTCACAGACGTGTGTTGGTTGTCTTACAGTGACCATCTAGGGGTTAGGGGGTTTGAGCTGATTTCATCGTTCCAGGATCAGCTGAGATGGGGTCCTATGATGGTCACagttcgaccggagagggtgCTACGACAGTTTGGGTACATTCAGAGCATCCATCCGCCGCTGTTAGCGCTTCGTTGTCATATGATGATATAAATGATAGGTGGATGCATTTCTCGGACCATGTAGTAGCTGTGGGTGACCTTTGTGTAGTGTCTAGGCAAGTATCTGCAAattacatggagtggtttttcTAAATATCTCACCCATTCATGATACTGACCCAGGCAGGTGACCAGCCCATACATGCACCTGCCCCAGACCATGAGGACTACATGCAGGCGGACATCCCAGaggttccagtggcatttgaccccccttgacatgcagtggtaagatTATTTCCGCGTTTAATGTTTGatgaattgttatttatttttaattttgtaataaatgttttttatgagTGTCACAGGATGATTACGAAGGCTATGAGGCGATCGCAAAAAGtttggagcgtgtgctcaaccttaggatggtCACTGCAGGGACAGATCGAGTTACATGATATCGTGCAAGATTGTCTGAGGATCGCCAGGGGGGTGCCAGTGCAGATGGAAGTGTTAGGGCTCAACAAAGACGGTGCACAAAGCATTGATgatgttttttatgtttgtaGTTGGCatcattttttgtatttgttacacttttttgtttaatatagtttacTTTTTGTGCACTCTATATGACACACCGATTCCGATTCCGATTCCAATTAACTGACGTTCCGATTTCGATTCCGAAAATCATGACTTTCCTTCATAAGAatgagattaaaattataaatttttaaaaataagataactaaaTGTTTATGTTTTACAGTAagaagatcaaaattaaaaaaataggatttggagCCTTCAAAAATGTTCAAGTATCCATGGTCGgggattttttcaaattatgcgCGAATTGCCTAAGCCATTCGAAGGGCACTATTtatcatgtttggacgtcaaagaagccaaaaaaaataatatcgtcaGCCGGTTCCACcaaataacacctcaaaaaacaagcacgaaattaaaaaaataggatttggagccttcaaacatgttcaagtacccatgttcggggtttttttcaaattatgcgCGAGTTGCCTAAGACATTCGAGGGGCACTATTTCTCATGTTTCGACGTCAAagaagccaaaaaaaataatattgtcagCCGGTTCCACcaaataacacctcaaaaaataagcacgaaattaaaaaaaaaaggatttggaGCCTTCAAACATGTTCAAGTACTCATGTTCGggggttttttaaaattatgcgcAAGTCGCCTAAGATATTTGAGGAGcactatttctcatgtttggacgtcaaagaagtaaaaaataataatatcatcagTCGGTTCCaccgaataacacctcaaaaaacaagcacagaattaacaaaaaaattaggatTTGGACCCTTCaaacatgttcaagtacccatgttcaggggtttttaaaattatgtgtgaGTTGCCTAAAATATTCGAGGGGcactatttctcatgtttggacatcaaagaagcaaaaaaaataatatcgtcaGCCGATTCCaccgaataacacctcaaaaaataagcacgaaattaaaaaaaaaaataagatttggacccttcaaacatgttcaagtacccatgttcaggttttttttttaaattatgggCGAGTCGCCTAAGACATTCGAGGGAtgctatttctcatgtttggacgtcaaagaagctaaaaaaaaataatatcgtcaGTCGGTTCCaccgaataacacctcaaaaaacaagcacgaaattttaaaaaaaaaagatttccaCCCTTCAAAGTATGTCTAAGGTCTGAAGGTggaacaattaaaataattatatttggaccattcaaacaacacattcaattttattatgGAATTCAAACACGCTGTAAACAAACAGATAAAAGTtgtatgaaaaacaaaaaaagaaacgtTGCATTCAGTCGTTTAGCAACGTGGCATCCACATCGTCTTCGAATTTCATACCATGTTTAGTaaaaacagctaaaatttctattggcccatattttttccagtagttagactgtactaacaccttcagcaCTTCATCGTTGGTTCTCAGctcattaatttcatattttataactttatctgaatactcaaaACGTCTTGGTTGCCGAAAAAATAATCGTCGTACCGCTTGTGATTTGTGAATTTCATGAGGGGAaatccctttaggtgcaacttgctttatCA
This region includes:
- the LOC114369261 gene encoding uncharacterized protein LOC114369261, whose amino-acid sequence is MICTSIQERLELKLMSHGRKVALIGRPVPEIEGLVAATGLSSLIGCSVVTGDPRLMSAFVERWHKKTSTFHLPIGELTITLDDVSLLLHLPITGAFHIFEALSVDEAVFLLMELLEVSDEEARAETCVTDDAYEETSPRVSRWLTTKAHMKGIPGASYRAHCDALMVTDVCWLSYSDHLGVRGFELISSFQDQLRWGPMMVTVRPERAGDQPIHAPAPDHEDYMQADIPEDDYEGYEAIAKSLERVLNLRMVTAGTDRVT